One region of Natronorubrum aibiense genomic DNA includes:
- a CDS encoding carboxypeptidase M32 yields MATDQPRTEGASSETYNEFETRVTRIANVSNAAGILQWDQEVVMPDEGTPARAQQLSTLSSISHELLTADETGALLSDLEATELTDEQAAVVREVRRRYDRETSVPQELVEEISETTANAHPKWKQAKENDDFEAFAPTLEKLVELKREYANHIDPDADPYEVLFSDYEPYIDLETAEGILERLRDELVPLIDAVGDSDTDLETDAFAGTFEDNDQEALARDVLDSLGYNWNRGRLDTAPHPFSSGTQFDARVTTRFEEDDLLGSITSTIHEFGHANYTLGLPDEGYGTPLGEARDLSVHESQSRLWENHIGRSRPFWEQFLPVARERFPSLEAVTPEDAYEAANQVHDDNLIRVEADELTYHLHIVIRFEIERDLISGDLAVEDVPEVWNDKYEEYLGVRPETDAEGCLQDIHWSHGSFGYFPTYSLGSVLAAQLYAAAEADLGDLDSDIREGNFDELNGWLREQIHQHGKQYTTQELIERATGEELTADHFLEYVTAKYGALYDLEA; encoded by the coding sequence ATGGCGACCGATCAGCCCCGGACCGAGGGGGCGTCATCCGAGACGTACAACGAGTTCGAAACGCGCGTCACGCGAATCGCGAACGTATCGAACGCGGCCGGTATCCTCCAGTGGGATCAAGAAGTCGTGATGCCCGACGAGGGGACGCCCGCCCGCGCCCAGCAGCTCTCGACGCTGTCGTCGATCAGCCACGAACTGCTGACGGCCGACGAGACCGGAGCGCTACTCTCCGACCTCGAGGCAACGGAGCTCACCGACGAACAGGCGGCCGTCGTCCGAGAGGTCCGTCGACGCTACGACCGAGAGACCAGCGTTCCACAGGAACTTGTCGAGGAGATCTCCGAGACGACTGCCAACGCCCACCCCAAATGGAAACAGGCCAAGGAGAACGACGACTTCGAGGCGTTTGCGCCCACCCTCGAGAAACTGGTCGAACTCAAACGGGAGTACGCCAACCACATCGATCCCGACGCTGATCCCTACGAGGTGCTGTTTTCGGACTACGAGCCGTACATCGACCTCGAGACCGCAGAGGGGATACTCGAGCGCCTGCGCGACGAACTCGTCCCGTTGATCGACGCGGTCGGAGACAGTGACACCGACCTCGAGACCGACGCCTTCGCGGGCACGTTCGAAGACAACGATCAGGAAGCACTCGCGCGTGACGTCCTCGACTCGCTGGGGTACAACTGGAATCGCGGCCGACTAGACACCGCCCCGCATCCGTTCTCCTCAGGGACCCAGTTCGACGCCCGCGTGACGACTCGCTTCGAGGAAGACGACCTGCTCGGCTCGATCACCTCGACGATCCACGAGTTCGGCCACGCGAACTACACGCTCGGCCTGCCCGACGAGGGCTACGGCACCCCGCTGGGTGAGGCTCGAGACCTCTCGGTTCACGAATCCCAATCGCGGCTCTGGGAGAACCACATCGGTCGCTCTCGGCCGTTCTGGGAGCAGTTCCTCCCGGTCGCCCGCGAGCGGTTCCCGAGTCTCGAGGCCGTCACACCCGAAGACGCCTACGAAGCCGCGAACCAGGTCCACGACGACAACCTCATTCGCGTCGAGGCGGACGAACTCACCTACCACCTGCACATCGTGATCCGCTTCGAGATCGAGCGCGACCTGATTTCGGGCGACCTCGCGGTCGAGGACGTCCCCGAGGTCTGGAACGACAAGTACGAGGAGTACCTCGGCGTCCGGCCAGAGACCGACGCGGAGGGCTGTCTGCAGGACATCCACTGGTCTCACGGCTCCTTTGGCTACTTCCCGACGTACTCGCTCGGGTCGGTGCTCGCCGCACAGCTGTACGCGGCCGCCGAAGCCGACCTCGGTGACCTCGACAGCGACATTCGCGAGGGCAACTTCGACGAACTGAACGGCTGGCTTCGCGAACAGATCCACCAGCACGGCAAGCAGTACACGACACAAGAGCTGATCGAGCGCGCAACTGGTGAGGAACTGACCGCGGACCACTTCCTCGAGTACGTTACGGCGAAGTACGGCGCACTGTACGACCTCGAAGCGTGA